DNA from Tachysurus fulvidraco isolate hzauxx_2018 chromosome 16, HZAU_PFXX_2.0, whole genome shotgun sequence:
TACATCAGAGCTGTGGATCATTCAGACTAGTGGATGTTGGAGAAAGACGAGCACAGCGTAGTGACAAAACTCCAGTCGGGTCACTAAATTGAGTGTGTAATTTACTTCGACCCTTTACTGGCAGTAATTAAACTAATACATTgctaacatgacatgacatttgAACTTTTTAAGCTGCCAGTTTATCATGTGAGCCCTGGATGCAGCTTCAAACCAGCAGAATTACACAGAGATGTTTTAGTTGCTAAAACATCCCATCAAAGAGCCGGCATGTGCTTTCATGCATGACTGTAGTTGTGTAACACTGACCTTCTTGGTGTGGCTGTTCTGGTCTacaaatttctttatttcataatCGTTTTATATTCCTTCCcaaattctttattattaatttaagtATATCCTGTGTAACAACTACTCAACTGTTCATATGCATGTAATcagaacacacacctacactgaTTGTGTGATTGCTAAAGTCATTTTTGTACAGGGATTTCATCTCTCTGATCTACAGCACATCCAGAATGGCTGAATGAAGCAGAGAGATGAGAGGATGCAGGATGCATACTAACACCCAGGCTgccacctcctcctcttcctcctctcctcacAGCTTCTGGCTGACAGATGAGCCTGTACTCTTGTGTCTAATGTTTCAGTATAGAAGACATCTTGAAGACAGGACAGAGAAAGATATGTATGGACTGTGGGTCGTGTCTATATTTCGTTTGCCTGAACGCACATATAGTGTATAGTCCATGGGCATTACATAACAAGCTTTCTAAGTCTACAGCAGTAAACAGCTGAGAGGaggagtgtgctgtgtgtgtgtgtgtgtgtgtgtgtgtgtgtgtgtgtgtgtgtgtgtgtgtgtgtgtgtgtgtgtgtgagagagagagagagagagagagagagagagagagagagagagagagagaaggggaatgGGTTCAGTTTTGCAGTACAATGGAGAGTTGCTTTGCACAGTGGGGTGGGTTAAGTAATCTGGGACAGCCAAACCATGTGATTGTCGCCATGGTAATGACGAAGACTAGAAGGAGAAGAagctgtctgtgtttgtgtgtgtgtgtgtgtgtgtgtgtgtgtgtgtgtgtgtgtgtgtgtgtgtgtgtgtgtgtgtgtgtgtgtgtgcatgcatgcttATTTTACTTGCTGTGATAAGTACACCCTCCACAGTTCATTGATGTAAATTTGAGTAATGGGAAATTGCAAAACAGTGGCATGAAATTTAGTGTCAGCATTCACTAACAGAACGGAAAGCTCACTGATGGTTACTAGTTTTCTAGTGGTTTTTAGCAGTTAATTTTGGTACAGTTAAAAAGATGTATGCTTAAGAAGATGTGTTTGTTGTACCATAACTAAGACACAGCagcaatgcacacacacacacacacacacacacacacacacacacacacacacacacacacacacacacacacacacacacacacacacacacacacacacacacacacacaaagaggagaaaaatatttctatatatttctgtatCCTGTATTTTTTCATGTCCCTGTAGACAGCCAGGCAAACCAAACATGCCATGTATGCTTACACACTACTAAATAGTTAAAATGCTATATATGCTATATATGCTATATATCTGAAACATGTCTTACTGTAAGTAATAGCAAACAACCACAAGGGTGCTGAGCTATAAGAAGGATTCATCAATATTTcaaaacattcaaaataatTTATAGAGTAGTAAGAATTGTTTATGGTTTTAATGGCAGTGAAACCTGAAGATCGCTTCAGTATATCTTTGCATTTCTACTCCCATTACAATAATATGACAAAATGAATATCAATATATAAAGCATGATTAAATGAAGATAAATATTTTGTGTCCGTAGTCAAACTGACATGATGCAAAACAACAGACCTCATGTAACACTCTCCAAATCAGTGTTTACACGAATAGAATTTTTCAATAGAAAAATATGAACTTATTGCTATGCTAAAAATAAACTAAGCcaaactgaaatgtatttattcaaattCAGTCGTGTAACGAAAGAGTTCAGGGGTAAAAATAGGTCCTAATAGAAGAGTGATTTAAAACAAGTGGAGGTCTAAAAGAGAATTTGTGCTGGAagaaatatgtattatatatgtatgtatataaatgtgtgtgtgtgtgtgtgtgtgtgtgtgtgtgtgtgtatttatatataatatatatatataaaataatttgttacagaaaaaataaaaataataatccccAGTGCtttaaaatatgtacaaaaaaagaaagaaaagtttttcAAGTGACTTTGAGTGTAATAGTCTGTAGTCTATTTATGAGCCAGTTTCCGCTTCACCTCTGAAGTAAACAACGAAGCAAAGCACTCACTTTAAATtgctgttcatgtttttttgtacacaaacacacacctacacaccctCCCAAATCAGATAGTTTGGGATGACTCAAGGTTAGCTCTCTTTCCTTTGACCTGTACAGAGCACAATGCTGAATCAATCACCACTCCCATGGGGTTCAAATATTGATCACTCTGTTGGGTCCATATGGGTCCATCATAATTACTGTCCACCAACAAGAAATGTCAGGTTCAGGGGAGTGGATGGACTCTGTATGGTCTCCTCTTCATATACAAGATTACAGTAGAGGACCAGTGAAATGCACATTTTGTTTGGGATTATATGATTGATTATTTCCTAGAATTTTGTATATTCATTGATACAACTCTGTCATGGAAGTTAATGCCATGCTGTATCTACTGCCTgctctgtctgctgtctgtgtcTCAAGGGAACCATGTCCCCAAAGACAAGTGACAGTGATTGCTCATTGATCATTGAGCTGCCATATATGTCTATCCATCTCAGCAGTTATACAAGAAGAAATATATAACCCGTGTACAGCAGATAATCAACGGCAACCTGCTTTGGTTTGGATAAATACAGTGAATGAGATTCATAGACACACAACGCCCTCTGCTGGTCAGCTTTAGAATAGGTTTTAGTACATTTTGACAGACTTACAGAACATTAACTATATTATGctgtcagacagagagacaaaataGTTTTACCAAAATGTCGACTTGTTCTAACCTATTCGTGATCTTTAATCACACAATTATATCTTACTGACATTATTACCGTTTAATATATAACTGACTTACTATTTCATAATGAGGGATTATCTTAAAATTGACTTATATCATAGTTATGTTATATTTCCTGACAGGTGAATTTTATCTGCTTGGTCTGAACACATATCCCACTGGAAAAAAGCGCAGGAAAGCATAGAATCAGCATCAAAAATCCTAAATTATCGCTATCGGACACTTTGCCATTTCAATAGAACGGGATTCCGCACATCCACTAAATGAGTATCTAGCCCCACTGCCCTCAGGGTGCAGGTACAGGGCTCTGAGGTGCAGGAGGGCCCGCTTTGGAAGAAGCCTGATTCCCTCAGTCATTAAGTACCTTAACAACAGACATCGCTGAGTGTTATtttgaatgtttatgtttatgttgtgtgtgccAAACAAGTGCAGTGTTGTGGAAAAGAATTTCCCCTTTGGGGACAATAaagtataacagtataaaagtaaaatgtacaGCTAACTCCTGGATTATAGCACCTCTGTAGATTGTTTAGATCAATACACAAATCATCATgtattaatactaatattaataatatagatATTCTGAAATgggttcttcttcttttacacTTTCATTTTGTGGTGTTAAGTCATTTAAGTGCTTTTTACTGTACTTGCTTTAATTTACATGATCTTTTGGCCAAAGGAAGCTGCTATGAGGTACTTCATCACCTGCTGGAACAGACccaggacatgctggagggattAAATGTCACAATACTGATGTGAGAAATTCTGGGGATCCCTGAGAAGAACATGgaatatgtacagtaggtggATGTAATGTTTGGACTCAACTTGTCAGCCTGTTATAGAGCTGCTTTGAGAATTTTAATTCATAACATATAATAtctacaaatataaaataaagtttattgaCAAAATCAAACATAAATATCTATACAAAAAGAGAATataattatttgtgtatttattttaatatggcCTCTCATTTACTGAAGTCCATCACCTCCAGAAAATCTTATTCTTTTCtctaatcctttttttttgttgttgataaTGCTGATACTATTCCACACTTCCTTCTTGTGTGATTCCTCTAACTCCTTCTTCCCAGACTCCACACAGGCAGCTCACTCGAGCCAGGTGAGGTGCAAAAACCACCTCTAATCGGCGTGCAGCACTGGTCTGCTCCCCTGATCTTAAACAGCGCTCCTGTCTCCTCAGCATGAGACGCACCATCACCTGATTGGCCCAAGTAATACCCAGAGCAGGAAGCACCTTACTATCCACCAGTCTGTATAGGGCGCAAACAAACAGGCATGATACACAGGTATAAGCTTTTACTACCTGTATCCACTTACACTTAGGAGAGAAAATATGTATTTTCTTACTGAAGACAACTCACCCGTAATCACAGCGGCCTGGGTTTGGTCCATCTACAACGTCTGACACCTAATGAATGGGGATAATGATTAGGAAATTTCCAATATTTTTACTCGTCATTACTGTGTCTTTGATGTGCTGCAAAAGTACTACTTTAAAATCGAATCTCTGAACAAGGCTTTACTGTgatcaacaaaagaaaaaaaaaaaatccacccttTTCTGTACTGCTTGCCGTACACACGGTTGTGGGTGACCTGGAGTCTATAccaggggactcagggcacaaggtgtGAGGCTACCTGGATGGAGTcaacccatcgtagggcacaatcacacatacaaacacacacactcacacagtttAGAGATAAGACTACAATACATGCCTTTGGACTTGGGGAGAAAACCAGAATTCCCGGAATATCATGCAAGCTCCAAGCACACAAGTCAGAGACAATGAATCGATCCAACAACAGAGGTTCAAGGCAAATGCGCTAAGCACTGCTTATTTACacatacttaaaatattattctttttcttttaagctTTAATCGCtcatattaatgttattatttacaaatgtaggattcttttttatttacaaaaaatgtgtgcatgtgtgtgtgtgagagagagagacctggtTAATGCAGAAGACTGGTGCACTGTATGTATGACTGAGTCTATGCAGTGTGGCGGAGAAGGCCAGTAGGTGACGTGCTCTCTCTATGGCCTCATCAGCCTGAAACTCACTACGAAACAGAGCAGCCACTGAGTCCACCACAATGAGGCGCACTAGACCTCGCTCCAGTAGTGTGCGCACTCGCTGGGTCACACACATCTGCAGGGCTTCCTGTAGAAACACATATACCAACACATCACCGTGATCAGAAATATTAGTGCTAATTATTTTCATGTCTTTATAGCAGCATGAATATCGTAGAACGTACTATAAGAGGCGCAACCAGGATCACAGCTTTCACACAAAAAtggattccttttttttatacaattttttttaatttgtctagTTTATACATACCGTTGCCAAGCTCATGTTTAATTACAGATATTCAGAATGGGATAAAAGTTTACACACTTAGTGCCGATTATGTACAGAAATACTTCTATAAGGTTGAGAGATGAAATTCTGCTAAATCCTGGTGACCCTAGGACAGCTCCTCTTACCAGGTCTGCAGTGTGTTCGATGTAGATGTTGTCACTGAAGCGGATGGCACGGATCACAGCCGGTGGAACATCTGGGCGAAGCCGAGACTGCTGGGTAATTAGTTGCCTCAACCTTTTGATGGGAAAAGGGTCCTCAGTGCATATATATACAGCTCCTGTTCACAAATGACAAACAATCAGACATATTTCTGTCAAACTTAGCAAACATTCTTGGTATTTCTTGACTATGTATTGATATACTGTGTGGTTGCAGTTATTTGTAAGGTATAATTTGATTTATATTCAGTGTTTGAAAATCCCGATCAACAACAAGGTGGTAAGGTGCTTGATTTTAACTCCATTTAGATGTCAATCTacatgtttgcattaatatagTCAATTCGAATATTAAGTAAAAATTCCAAGTTAAATAGTTAGTGATCAGCAACCTAGCCATTACTGTATCATTCAGACAAAAGAAACCCTAAGGTTCTAGTCTTACCTGCACCGAGTCCCCCATGCTCACGTGAATACTGAACAGACAACGAGAGCTGCAGACCGAACTGGGTCTTTCCAGCAGCACTTTCGCCTGCTAACTCCGTTATCCCATGCAATGGAAGTCCACCACTCAAGAGATCATCCAAAACAGGACAAGCAAAGGAAAGCTTATGTCCAGGCTCCAGAGAGGGAAATT
Protein-coding regions in this window:
- the xrcc3 gene encoding DNA repair protein XRCC3, giving the protein MDWEKLELNPRIIIALKKANLNSAKKILSLPAPDLQRLLHLSDSEVQLVHSAVAALYRPLPPVTALQLTLGEFPSLEPGHKLSFACPVLDDLLSGGLPLHGITELAGESAAGKTQFGLQLSLSVQYSREHGGLGAGAVYICTEDPFPIKRLRQLITQQSRLRPDVPPAVIRAIRFSDNIYIEHTADLEALQMCVTQRVRTLLERGLVRLIVVDSVAALFRSEFQADEAIERARHLLAFSATLHRLSHTYSAPVFCINQVSDVVDGPNPGRCDYGLVDSKVLPALGITWANQVMVRLMLRRQERCLRSGEQTSAARRLEVVFAPHLARVSCLCGVWEEGVRGITQEGSVE